A genomic region of Alistipes megaguti contains the following coding sequences:
- a CDS encoding nucleoid-associated protein, which produces MLYTEDTRIEALAVHVVGNQSKDEPLLVSPGLSPQTSDEELMRTLTSYFLDGFKEEILYNLHHESDLSCNEVWNFVGRIFDDPSTLYENSVNLARHLYACGTLPQIKGGEFYVVCFRNCRGAGETVDAVGLFKSETRDTYLDAHPEEQGVRLATHQGIDIKHLDKGAVIFNLDRDEGFVVQIVDNTNRTEARYWIDNFLHVRERQDSYHQTHNALAMCKKYVTKHLAREFDVSKADQAELLNETMNYFREQDNFSMSDFSERVIRQPEVAESFARFKQAYEEERDIRIEDEFGISDAAVKRQARAYKSVIKLDRNFHIYIHGNRDLIEQGQDEKGKYYKVYYQEEE; this is translated from the coding sequence ATGCTCTACACCGAAGATACCCGCATCGAAGCACTGGCCGTACACGTAGTCGGCAACCAGTCGAAGGACGAACCGCTGCTCGTCTCGCCCGGTCTCTCGCCCCAAACCTCGGACGAGGAACTCATGCGCACGCTGACCTCCTATTTCCTCGACGGTTTCAAGGAGGAGATCCTCTACAACCTCCATCACGAAAGCGATCTGTCGTGCAACGAGGTCTGGAACTTCGTCGGGCGGATCTTCGACGACCCCTCGACCCTCTACGAAAACTCGGTGAATCTGGCCCGCCACCTCTACGCCTGCGGCACGCTGCCCCAGATCAAGGGCGGCGAGTTCTATGTCGTCTGCTTCCGTAACTGCCGCGGTGCCGGTGAAACGGTCGATGCCGTCGGGCTCTTCAAGTCCGAGACGCGCGACACCTACCTCGACGCCCATCCCGAAGAGCAGGGAGTACGCCTTGCAACCCACCAGGGTATCGACATCAAACACCTCGACAAGGGAGCCGTGATCTTCAACCTCGATCGCGACGAGGGCTTCGTCGTGCAGATCGTCGACAACACCAACCGCACCGAAGCCCGCTACTGGATCGACAACTTTCTCCACGTGCGCGAGCGCCAGGACAGCTACCACCAGACGCACAATGCCCTGGCCATGTGCAAGAAATACGTCACGAAGCATCTGGCCCGGGAGTTCGACGTCTCGAAGGCCGACCAGGCCGAACTGCTCAACGAGACGATGAACTACTTCCGCGAGCAGGACAACTTCTCGATGTCGGACTTCTCCGAACGGGTGATCCGCCAGCCGGAGGTGGCCGAGAGTTTCGCCCGCTTCAAGCAGGCCTACGAAGAGGAGCGCGACATCCGCATCGAGGATGAATTCGGCATCTCGGATGCGGCGGTCAAGCGGCAGGCCCGGGCCTACAAGAGCGTGATCAAACTCGACCGCAACTTCCACATCTACATCCACGGCAACCGCGACCTGATCGAGCAGGGTCAGGACGAAAAGGGCAAATACTACAAGGTCTACTACCAGGAGGAGGAGTAA
- a CDS encoding secondary thiamine-phosphate synthase enzyme YjbQ, whose translation MIRQCTFMLRPHGRGFHLVTDEIRRHLPELPATGLLHLFIRHTSAGLSINENADPDVRQDLEAIFNRLVRERESYYTHTLEGDDDMPAHAKSALVGVDLTIPIIDGRLGLGTWQGIYLCEFRDRASGRQITATILGE comes from the coding sequence ATGATTCGCCAATGCACCTTCATGCTCCGTCCTCACGGCCGGGGCTTTCATCTGGTGACGGATGAAATCCGCCGCCACCTGCCCGAGCTCCCCGCAACGGGGCTGCTGCACCTCTTCATCCGCCACACCTCGGCGGGGCTTTCGATCAACGAGAACGCCGACCCCGACGTACGGCAGGATCTCGAAGCCATCTTCAACCGGCTGGTCCGCGAACGCGAAAGCTACTACACCCATACGCTCGAGGGTGACGACGACATGCCGGCCCACGCCAAATCGGCTCTCGTGGGAGTTGATCTGACAATCCCGATCATCGACGGGCGTCTCGGGCTGGGGACCTGGCAGGGGATCTACCTCTGCGAATTCCGCGACCGGGCCTCGGGACGGCAGATCACGGCCACGATCCTCGGTGAATAG
- a CDS encoding YqaA family protein, translating into MEAVTQFLIDWGYWGLFLSAFIAGSVLPFSSEAVMVVLVRMGLDPVGCVAAAALGNTLGGMTCYWIGTLGRTEWITRIGVSTRQLARARKFLSGRGALMAFFSFLPTIGEAIAIVLGLMRSNIYLTAGSMLAGKTLRYIVILASFEGVVSLF; encoded by the coding sequence ATGGAAGCTGTCACCCAATTTCTGATCGACTGGGGCTACTGGGGCCTCTTTCTCTCGGCCTTCATCGCCGGAAGCGTGCTGCCGTTCAGCTCCGAGGCGGTAATGGTCGTACTGGTGCGCATGGGGCTCGATCCGGTAGGATGCGTTGCGGCCGCCGCGCTGGGCAACACCCTCGGAGGCATGACCTGCTACTGGATCGGCACGCTCGGCCGCACGGAGTGGATCACCCGTATCGGGGTCTCCACGCGCCAACTGGCCCGGGCCCGCAAGTTCCTCTCCGGCCGCGGTGCACTGATGGCCTTCTTTTCGTTCCTGCCCACGATCGGCGAAGCCATCGCCATCGTGCTGGGGCTCATGCGCAGCAACATCTACCTGACGGCCGGCTCGATGCTCGCGGGCAAGACGCTGCGCTACATCGTCATCCTGGCCTCGTTCGAAGGGGTCGTCTCCCTCTTCTGA
- a CDS encoding GNAT family N-acetyltransferase yields the protein MEIRPTDTPSRELLLLADESEDSIADYLPRSRCYAAFVDGQIVGQYLLLHTRPFTAEVVNIAVTPACQRRGIATALLQHAVRTAREAGFRILEIGTGDSGTGQIALYERCGFVRCGLDVDYFRKHYPAPIFENGTECRHMVRLRMELIEK from the coding sequence ATGGAAATCCGCCCCACCGACACCCCCTCCCGCGAACTGCTGCTGCTTGCCGACGAATCCGAAGATTCGATTGCCGATTACCTGCCGCGCAGCCGCTGTTATGCCGCCTTCGTCGACGGACAAATCGTCGGGCAATACCTGCTTTTGCACACGCGGCCCTTCACGGCCGAGGTGGTGAACATCGCCGTGACCCCGGCCTGTCAACGCCGGGGAATTGCGACCGCCCTGCTGCAACATGCCGTCCGGACAGCCCGTGAGGCGGGATTCCGAATCCTCGAAATCGGCACCGGAGATTCCGGAACGGGACAGATCGCCCTCTACGAACGATGCGGATTCGTCCGCTGCGGCCTCGACGTCGATTATTTCCGCAAACACTACCCGGCCCCCATCTTCGAAAACGGCACGGAGTGCCGCCATATGGTGCGGCTGCGCATGGAGCTGATCGAAAAGTAA
- a CDS encoding DUF1735 and LamG domain-containing protein, with product MKMKQIWASLALVAALAGCQEAAQYEPAIYITEAQREPAKIVTITQAGEKATFSVSASQIVGHETHATLQVCPELLEAYNSRYGRTCVLLDEKLYDFEKQEVTIKAGTSVSDEAEIVVKEALQPGTFYCLPMRIVQTDGSMSILDASSTLYLVFRAPVHGKGVYIGSGNKYIVPGFYDQRGQEGTRDLSALPELTLECRVYAKSFQKSDPYISSIMGLEGNVCMRFGDVKIGYDVLQVCKGDYQPAAINAPCATNQWYHVAAVWTRSSLRVYIDGQFITETTHKGETVDISQVQLWNGRGIGFGLGCASNYNGNRPLDGYLAEARVWTRALSASEIANVKDLVIADPQSPDLLAYWKMDASEPASMRESYSGWTLQNKVVDQTGHGYDAYGLSSDPQYLEATW from the coding sequence ATGAAAATGAAACAGATATGGGCCTCTTTGGCACTGGTTGCCGCACTTGCGGGCTGCCAGGAGGCTGCCCAATACGAGCCTGCGATCTACATCACGGAGGCACAGCGTGAGCCGGCGAAGATCGTCACCATCACGCAGGCGGGCGAGAAGGCCACCTTCTCGGTCTCGGCCTCGCAGATTGTCGGTCATGAGACGCACGCGACGCTGCAGGTCTGCCCCGAACTGCTCGAGGCCTACAACTCGCGCTACGGCCGTACGTGCGTGCTGCTCGATGAGAAGCTCTACGATTTCGAGAAGCAGGAGGTGACCATCAAGGCCGGCACCAGCGTCTCGGATGAGGCTGAAATCGTCGTCAAGGAGGCGCTTCAGCCGGGTACGTTCTACTGCCTGCCGATGCGGATCGTGCAGACCGACGGCTCGATGTCGATTCTCGACGCGTCGAGTACGCTCTACCTCGTCTTCCGCGCCCCGGTTCACGGCAAGGGCGTCTACATCGGTTCGGGCAACAAGTACATCGTGCCGGGCTTCTACGATCAGCGCGGACAGGAAGGTACGCGTGACTTGTCGGCCCTGCCGGAGCTGACGCTCGAGTGCCGGGTCTATGCGAAGAGTTTCCAGAAGAGCGATCCCTACATCTCCTCGATCATGGGTCTCGAAGGAAACGTCTGCATGCGTTTCGGCGATGTGAAGATCGGTTACGACGTGCTTCAGGTCTGCAAGGGCGATTATCAGCCGGCGGCGATCAACGCTCCGTGCGCCACGAACCAGTGGTATCACGTGGCGGCCGTATGGACCCGCAGTTCGCTGCGCGTCTACATCGACGGGCAGTTCATTACCGAGACGACCCACAAGGGCGAAACGGTCGACATTTCGCAGGTTCAGCTGTGGAACGGCCGCGGTATCGGCTTTGGCCTGGGCTGCGCCTCGAACTACAACGGCAACCGTCCGCTCGACGGCTATCTGGCCGAGGCGCGTGTCTGGACCCGGGCACTCTCGGCCAGCGAGATCGCCAACGTGAAGGATCTGGTGATTGCCGATCCGCAGTCGCCCGATCTGCTGGCCTACTGGAAGATGGACGCCAGCGAACCGGCCTCGATGCGCGAATCCTACTCGGGCTGGACCCTGCAGAACAAGGTGGTGGACCAGACCGGTCACGGGTATGACGCCTACGGATTGTCCTCCGATCCGCAGTATCTGGAGGCAACCTGGTAA
- a CDS encoding glycoside hydrolase family 18 yields the protein MKRELIHILTVMAGAALLFACEKMTTPEPVRIQYPDKQSPILRDDAYYARLRAYKQTDHKLAFGWYGSWTGIGASEQSRLRSAPDSMDIISIWSQWHSLSPEQLEDKAYVQQIKGTRVVFCISAKDMPEEFKVNGQITEEGIVAYAKAWGKDSMDKYQYDGMDIDFETAVDHQGPMNKNPENFKRFAEELSKYIGPKSGTGRLFLIDGNIDSDWLPANIGELCDYAVSQAYNCSGAGNLRSRTQSAAGRGWRPEQIIFTENFESLWQTGGASYGYNGTSIPSLLGMAYFALEETSAGFGSYHMEYEYGNASMPYKYIREAIQIANPAPQGDYTKNLLTLDQAGETTVELTPSPSGATEAVAIPLSGSLSAVAAGEMTLPLILDSSLVGPYNEYNYTEYEAIDPASVTFTAPFHFAAGERHSSAETPVQMIITGKGLEAGKEYLAAVRIDCSGVEGVAPNTAREVFYVRVSLKSRQMANTVTISGWTFTANDKDYTTAMSDGQLTGGWAAFTEETPEIKVEIDMTAPRTIIGWRMGYIDNSFKNLCDIEMSLDGQKWVAQASGTVELALTDGTGAICNCAVRRSTATSA from the coding sequence ATGAAAAGAGAACTGATTCATATATTGACTGTGATGGCCGGCGCGGCCCTGCTTTTCGCGTGCGAGAAGATGACGACGCCCGAACCGGTCCGTATCCAGTATCCGGACAAGCAGTCGCCCATTCTGCGTGACGACGCCTACTACGCCCGTCTGCGCGCCTACAAGCAGACCGATCACAAACTGGCCTTCGGCTGGTACGGTTCCTGGACGGGAATCGGCGCCTCGGAGCAGAGCCGCCTGCGCAGTGCGCCCGACTCGATGGACATCATCTCGATCTGGAGCCAGTGGCACAGCCTGAGCCCCGAACAGCTCGAGGACAAGGCCTACGTGCAGCAGATCAAGGGGACGCGGGTCGTTTTCTGTATCTCGGCCAAGGACATGCCCGAGGAGTTCAAGGTCAACGGCCAGATCACCGAGGAGGGTATCGTGGCCTACGCCAAGGCCTGGGGCAAGGACTCGATGGACAAGTATCAGTACGACGGTATGGACATCGACTTCGAGACGGCCGTCGACCACCAGGGTCCGATGAACAAGAACCCGGAGAACTTCAAGCGTTTTGCCGAGGAGCTGAGCAAGTATATCGGTCCCAAGTCGGGGACGGGGCGCCTGTTCCTGATCGACGGCAACATCGACAGCGACTGGCTGCCGGCCAACATCGGCGAACTGTGCGACTATGCCGTTTCGCAGGCCTACAACTGCTCCGGTGCCGGCAACCTCCGCAGCCGTACGCAGAGTGCCGCAGGCCGCGGCTGGCGTCCCGAGCAGATCATCTTCACGGAGAACTTCGAGTCGCTGTGGCAGACCGGCGGCGCCAGCTACGGCTACAACGGCACGTCGATCCCCTCGCTGCTGGGCATGGCCTACTTCGCCCTCGAGGAGACCTCGGCCGGCTTCGGATCCTACCACATGGAGTATGAGTACGGCAACGCCAGCATGCCCTACAAGTATATCCGCGAGGCGATCCAGATCGCCAATCCTGCGCCGCAGGGCGACTATACGAAGAACCTCCTGACGCTCGACCAGGCCGGTGAGACGACGGTCGAACTGACGCCCTCCCCGTCGGGTGCCACCGAGGCCGTGGCCATTCCGCTGTCGGGATCGCTGTCGGCCGTGGCTGCCGGGGAGATGACCCTCCCGCTGATCCTTGACTCCTCGCTTGTCGGGCCCTACAACGAGTACAACTATACGGAATACGAGGCCATTGATCCTGCGAGCGTTACCTTCACGGCTCCGTTCCACTTTGCGGCGGGCGAGCGGCACTCCTCCGCGGAGACTCCCGTGCAGATGATCATCACGGGCAAGGGTCTCGAGGCCGGCAAGGAGTATCTGGCCGCCGTGCGCATCGACTGTTCGGGTGTGGAGGGCGTTGCCCCGAATACGGCCCGCGAGGTATTCTACGTGCGGGTAAGCCTGAAATCCAGGCAGATGGCCAATACGGTCACGATCTCGGGCTGGACCTTTACGGCCAACGACAAGGACTACACGACGGCGATGTCCGACGGACAGCTGACCGGCGGATGGGCTGCCTTCACGGAGGAGACCCCCGAAATCAAGGTGGAGATCGACATGACAGCTCCCCGTACGATCATCGGCTGGCGGATGGGATACATTGACAACTCGTTCAAGAATCTGTGCGACATCGAGATGAGCCTCGACGGCCAGAAGTGGGTGGCGCAGGCTTCGGGAACGGTCGAGCTCGCGCTCACGGACGGCACTGGCGCTATCTGCAACTGCGCAGTCCGGAGGAGTACCGCTACATCCGCATGA
- a CDS encoding SusD/RagB family nutrient-binding outer membrane lipoprotein, producing the protein MKTTVNRIKIWVGAVAAMAVAATACTSEFESYNTDPNAAQVVDQASLITTMELDAAYPTTGETTVPVNRYQTGWNLLADHYAGYMACANHFDGGSNPMVYNLTANNWSNTVFEVAFTQVMPAWLMLKAGYDEGLLSAHAMAVADILKVLTLHRASDMYGPLPVLHFGESVSPYDSQETLYHHFFETLDRSIEALKAQIAVAPDDKSLEKVDAIYAGDLNKWLRFANSLKLRLAIRIRYVEPDLSLQYAREAIDGGVITSTADNAMLKSYRQITINNPMEMIWNSYNDARMGASMDSYLNGYEDPRRASMFQPATIDGGGFHGVRNGLGATEQKFYTKMSAPNIQTDTPMNWLLASEVAFLKAEYCLMTGDNAGAKSSYEEGVRLSFAENGLSASEAATYLASEKTPATFSDVSENPTKYSISARGRVTVKWQDDGNELERIITQKWIALFPNGMEAWAEFRRTGFPRLFPIVANSEDPTISKETQIRRMVFPKLEYSNNAGAVRAAVRLLDGPDAGGTKLWWDKK; encoded by the coding sequence ATGAAAACGACTGTGAACAGAATCAAGATATGGGTCGGAGCCGTGGCCGCGATGGCCGTTGCGGCTACCGCCTGCACGAGTGAGTTCGAGAGCTACAACACCGATCCCAACGCCGCCCAGGTGGTGGATCAGGCCTCGCTGATCACCACCATGGAGCTCGATGCCGCCTATCCGACGACGGGCGAAACGACTGTCCCCGTCAACCGCTACCAGACGGGCTGGAACCTGCTGGCCGACCACTATGCCGGCTACATGGCCTGCGCCAACCACTTCGACGGCGGCAGCAACCCGATGGTCTACAACCTGACGGCCAACAACTGGAGCAATACGGTCTTCGAGGTGGCCTTCACGCAGGTGATGCCTGCTTGGCTGATGCTCAAGGCGGGGTATGACGAAGGGCTGCTGAGCGCCCACGCCATGGCCGTGGCCGATATCCTCAAGGTGCTGACGCTGCACCGAGCCAGTGACATGTACGGTCCGCTGCCGGTGCTCCATTTCGGGGAGTCGGTCAGCCCCTACGATTCGCAGGAGACCCTCTATCACCACTTCTTCGAGACGCTCGACCGTTCGATCGAGGCCCTCAAGGCACAGATTGCCGTGGCGCCCGACGACAAGTCGCTCGAGAAGGTCGACGCCATCTATGCGGGTGATCTGAACAAGTGGCTGCGCTTCGCCAATTCGCTCAAGCTGCGCCTGGCGATCCGTATCCGCTACGTCGAGCCCGACCTCTCGCTGCAGTATGCCCGCGAGGCCATTGATGGCGGGGTGATCACCTCGACGGCCGACAACGCCATGCTGAAGAGCTACCGCCAGATTACGATCAACAACCCGATGGAGATGATCTGGAACTCGTACAACGACGCCCGCATGGGTGCCTCGATGGACTCCTACCTGAACGGTTACGAGGATCCGCGCCGGGCTTCGATGTTCCAGCCCGCGACGATCGACGGAGGCGGTTTCCACGGCGTGCGCAACGGTCTGGGCGCCACCGAGCAGAAGTTCTACACGAAGATGTCGGCCCCGAACATCCAGACCGATACGCCGATGAACTGGCTGCTGGCCTCGGAGGTGGCCTTCCTGAAGGCCGAGTACTGCCTGATGACGGGTGACAATGCGGGGGCGAAGAGCAGTTACGAGGAGGGTGTCCGCCTGTCGTTTGCCGAGAACGGACTCTCGGCGAGCGAGGCCGCGACCTATCTGGCCAGCGAGAAGACGCCGGCAACCTTCTCCGACGTTTCGGAGAACCCGACGAAGTATTCGATCAGCGCCCGCGGCCGGGTGACGGTCAAGTGGCAGGACGACGGCAACGAACTCGAGCGCATCATTACGCAGAAGTGGATCGCCCTCTTCCCGAACGGCATGGAGGCTTGGGCCGAGTTCCGTCGTACGGGCTTCCCGCGGTTGTTCCCGATCGTGGCCAACAGCGAGGATCCGACCATCAGCAAGGAGACGCAGATCCGCCGCATGGTCTTCCCGAAGCTCGAGTATTCGAACAATGCCGGAGCGGTCCGTGCGGCCGTGCGGCTGCTCGACGGCCCCGATGCCGGCGGTACGAAACTCTGGTGGGACAAGAAATAA
- a CDS encoding SusC/RagA family TonB-linked outer membrane protein: MKTFNLVAGKTGRIVALCFRSLLLVSMLLSGYSSARAAAQMPQSAPRVSLGVRNAAIITVFQSIQQQTGYSFVYNTSDIDTERKVTLSAHDEVLESVLDRLFAGLDIAYTLRDKHIVLSRKASSPAAASAAHNGVSGTVKDDKGMPLVGATVLLKGTTIGVAVDLDGNFSLPQAKPGDVLEISLIGYTKQEIPVTDAVTSLAVVMHEDNEVLDAVVVTALGIKRKEKSLTYNVQEVAGSIVNTVKDANFMNSLSGKIAGLQINASASGAGGSTRVVMRGVKSLNGDNNALYVVDGIPLPSLRSKQTEGIYETPDGGDYEGIASINPEDIESMSVLTGATAAALYGSQGANGVILITTKRGEEGRVRVNYSNSTTFSSPFVMPKFQNTYGTDLNSPSMSWGEKLATPSSYDPKDFFQTGFDETNAIGITAGTKRNQTYFSAASVNTRGIIPNNVYNRYNFSLRNTTALVEDKLTLDLGASYMKQYSRNPLIQGIYHNPLIGVYLFPRGDDISKYQLYERYNPSLGYSEQFWGLEFINGVENPYWVVNREIFENNMQRYTFNATLKWDLFDWMSLTGRVRTDNMVMNYTRKIYASSNTLFASEYGNYLNHTSRHSNLYADALLSIDKSFWENAFSVQFNFGASLTDDRNALTGYEGHLAGIPNKFTYNNIVSSDLNTLPMEENYHDQNQAIYATLQLGWKGMLYLDATFRNEWASQLAFTDQLNIFYPSVGLSAVISSMADLSKAGISFLKVRASYAEVGNPPQRFITGANYAIKNGVITTQTYAPASHLRPERTKSFEVGMNAKFLGNRIWLDATYYDTNTYNQLFLYDAPPSTGYKQSYLNAGKVNNWGVEAVAGYKNTWGDFAWSTSFNFSLNRNKIRELVPEGTIDPVTGAEVSLPEVNMDYGGYRVKLRAGGSIGDFYVTGLKTDDQGQIYVDPNGGTVTIDPDTWIYAGNTDARYRMGWNNQFSWKGISLGVLVDARIGGRGVSVTQALMDRFGVSQASADAREAGGVRISEKQTISGVKEFYANSGDGMGMLSRYVYDMTNVRLRELTLGYDLPASWFNDKLRATVSLVGRNLFMFYNKAPFDPEVTASTSTYYQNLDFFMQPSVRTIGFSVRLQF; encoded by the coding sequence ATGAAAACTTTCAACCTTGTTGCAGGCAAGACTGGGCGGATTGTTGCCCTATGTTTCCGCAGCCTGCTGCTTGTCTCGATGCTTTTGTCGGGATATTCGAGTGCCCGGGCCGCGGCCCAGATGCCGCAATCGGCTCCCCGCGTAAGCCTCGGCGTACGGAATGCCGCCATCATCACGGTATTCCAATCCATTCAACAACAGACCGGCTATTCGTTCGTCTACAACACCTCCGATATCGATACGGAGCGCAAGGTGACCCTCTCGGCGCATGACGAGGTGCTTGAGAGTGTGCTCGACCGCCTCTTTGCGGGGCTCGACATCGCCTACACGCTGCGTGACAAACACATCGTCCTCTCGCGCAAGGCCTCTTCGCCGGCCGCAGCGTCCGCCGCGCACAATGGCGTGAGCGGTACGGTCAAGGATGACAAGGGGATGCCGCTGGTGGGCGCCACCGTCCTGCTGAAGGGGACGACCATCGGTGTGGCGGTCGACCTGGACGGCAACTTCTCGTTGCCGCAGGCCAAGCCGGGCGACGTGCTCGAGATCTCGCTGATCGGCTATACGAAACAGGAGATTCCGGTGACGGATGCCGTCACGTCGCTGGCCGTGGTCATGCACGAGGACAACGAGGTGCTCGATGCCGTGGTCGTTACGGCCCTCGGTATCAAGCGCAAGGAGAAGTCCCTGACCTACAACGTGCAGGAGGTTGCCGGCTCGATCGTCAACACGGTCAAGGACGCCAACTTCATGAACTCGCTCTCGGGCAAGATCGCCGGTCTGCAGATCAATGCCAGCGCCTCGGGTGCGGGCGGTTCGACGCGCGTGGTGATGCGTGGTGTCAAGTCGCTCAACGGCGACAACAACGCCCTCTATGTCGTCGACGGTATTCCGCTGCCGAGCCTGCGCTCGAAGCAGACCGAGGGTATCTACGAGACCCCCGACGGCGGTGACTACGAGGGTATTGCCAGCATCAACCCCGAGGATATCGAGTCGATGTCGGTGCTGACGGGCGCCACGGCCGCCGCACTCTACGGTTCGCAGGGTGCCAACGGCGTGATCCTGATCACGACCAAGCGTGGTGAAGAGGGGCGCGTGCGGGTGAACTACTCGAACAGCACGACCTTCTCGTCGCCGTTCGTCATGCCGAAGTTCCAGAACACCTACGGCACGGATCTCAACTCGCCGTCGATGAGCTGGGGCGAGAAGCTGGCCACACCCTCGTCGTACGATCCGAAGGATTTCTTCCAGACGGGATTCGACGAGACCAACGCCATCGGCATCACCGCCGGTACGAAGCGCAACCAGACCTACTTCTCGGCCGCTTCGGTCAACACGCGCGGTATCATCCCCAACAACGTCTACAACCGCTACAACTTCTCGCTGCGCAACACGACGGCTCTCGTCGAAGACAAGCTGACGCTCGATCTGGGCGCTTCGTACATGAAGCAGTACAGCCGCAACCCGCTGATCCAGGGTATCTACCACAACCCGCTGATCGGTGTCTACCTCTTCCCGCGCGGCGACGATATCTCGAAATACCAGCTCTACGAGCGCTACAACCCGAGTCTGGGCTACAGCGAGCAGTTCTGGGGGCTGGAGTTCATCAACGGTGTCGAGAACCCCTACTGGGTGGTCAACCGCGAGATCTTCGAGAACAACATGCAGCGCTATACGTTCAACGCCACGCTGAAGTGGGACCTCTTCGACTGGATGAGCCTGACGGGCCGCGTGCGCACCGACAACATGGTGATGAACTATACGCGCAAGATCTACGCCTCGTCCAACACGCTCTTCGCCTCGGAGTACGGAAACTACCTGAACCACACGTCGCGTCACAGCAACCTCTACGCCGATGCGCTGCTGTCGATCGACAAGAGTTTCTGGGAGAACGCCTTCTCCGTGCAGTTCAACTTCGGAGCGAGCCTGACCGACGACCGCAACGCCCTGACGGGCTATGAGGGTCACCTGGCCGGCATCCCCAACAAGTTCACCTACAACAACATCGTCTCGAGCGACCTGAACACGCTGCCCATGGAGGAGAACTACCACGACCAGAACCAGGCAATCTATGCCACGCTGCAGCTGGGCTGGAAGGGGATGCTCTACCTCGACGCCACGTTCCGCAACGAGTGGGCCTCGCAGCTGGCCTTCACCGATCAGCTGAACATCTTCTATCCTTCGGTGGGTCTGTCGGCCGTCATTTCGTCGATGGCCGATCTCTCGAAGGCCGGCATCTCGTTCCTGAAGGTGCGCGCCTCGTATGCCGAGGTGGGCAACCCTCCGCAGCGCTTCATCACGGGCGCCAACTACGCGATCAAGAACGGTGTGATCACCACCCAGACCTATGCCCCGGCCTCCCACCTGCGTCCCGAGCGCACGAAGTCGTTCGAGGTGGGTATGAACGCCAAGTTCCTCGGCAACAGGATCTGGCTTGACGCCACCTACTACGATACGAACACCTACAACCAGCTCTTCCTCTACGATGCGCCGCCCAGCACGGGTTACAAGCAGTCGTATCTGAACGCCGGAAAGGTCAACAACTGGGGTGTCGAGGCCGTGGCCGGATACAAGAACACGTGGGGTGACTTCGCCTGGTCGACGTCGTTCAACTTCTCGCTCAACCGCAACAAGATCCGCGAACTGGTTCCCGAGGGGACGATCGACCCGGTGACGGGTGCCGAGGTGTCGCTCCCGGAGGTGAACATGGACTACGGCGGCTACCGCGTGAAGCTGCGCGCCGGCGGTTCGATCGGTGACTTCTACGTGACGGGTCTGAAGACCGACGACCAGGGTCAGATCTACGTCGATCCCAACGGCGGTACGGTGACGATCGACCCCGATACGTGGATCTACGCCGGCAATACCGATGCCCGCTACCGCATGGGCTGGAACAACCAGTTCTCGTGGAAGGGCATATCGCTCGGCGTGCTGGTCGACGCCCGCATCGGAGGCCGCGGCGTTTCGGTGACGCAGGCCCTGATGGACCGTTTCGGCGTGTCGCAGGCCTCGGCCGATGCCCGCGAGGCGGGAGGTGTCCGCATCTCGGAGAAGCAGACGATCTCCGGCGTCAAGGAGTTCTATGCCAACTCGGGCGACGGTATGGGCATGCTCTCGCGGTATGTCTACGACATGACGAACGTGCGTCTGCGCGAGCTGACGCTGGGGTATGACCTGCCTGCGTCGTGGTTCAACGACAAACTGCGTGCGACGGTGTCGCTCGTCGGCCGCAACCTCTTCATGTTCTACAACAAGGCGCCGTTCGATCCCGAGGTGACCGCCTCGACGAGCACCTACTACCAGAACCTCGACTTCTTCATGCAGCCGAGCGTGCGGACGATCGGATTCAGCGTACGGCTTCAATTCTAA